In a single window of the Acyrthosiphon pisum isolate AL4f chromosome X, pea_aphid_22Mar2018_4r6ur, whole genome shotgun sequence genome:
- the LOC103311924 gene encoding uncharacterized protein LOC103311924, protein MESDTQEPIASTSGTQKPKKWAYTHKYQTAWESNAKFCKWISVSKKGDSHFHCRTCACDCKGGISAVQKHNSSKKHIELSSNAKVDSVFNMPSMIKQKAVLKNIKETEIRIASFVVEHNIPINVSDHIVSLINSIQLQPKYLAKLTCDRTKCTAIINNVIAITGFEDLVNYLKTNKFSLLVDESTDISSVKNLAMVVRTCQNF, encoded by the coding sequence ATGGAGTCTGATACTCAAGAACCGATTGCATCTACATCTGGCACTCAAAAACCGAAGAAGTGGGCCTATACCCACAAATATCAAACGGCCTGGGAATCGAACGCCAAATTTTGCAAATGGATATCTGTTAGTAAAAAAGGAGATTCACATTTTCACTGCAGGACTTGTGCATGTGATTGCAAAGGTGGCATATCAGCAGTCCAAAAACATAACAGTTCCAAAAAACACATCGAATTATCCAGTAATGCCAAAGTCGATAGTGTTTTTAATATGCCTTCGATGATTAAGCAAAAAGctgtgttgaaaaatattaaagaaactgAAATTCGGATCGCTTCATTTGTCGTTGAACACAACATTCCCATTAATGTTTCCGACCATATAGTCAGTTTAATAAACTCCATACAACTTCAGCCTAAATATTTGGCAAAATTAACATGCGATCGGACAAAATGTACTGCTATTATCAACAATGTCATTGCGATCACTGGTTTTGAAGACTTggtcaattatttaaaaactaacaagTTTTCACTGTTAGTGGATGAATCAACTGACATAAGTTCAGTGAAAAATTTAGCAATGGTAGTACGTACATGCcagaacttttaa